A single Drechmeria coniospora strain ARSEF 6962 chromosome 03, whole genome shotgun sequence DNA region contains:
- a CDS encoding hypothetical protein (related to protein kinase RPK1) encodes MAEHRSRPVPVRTQVLDGAPAHSPTTRLNNEFLSGYSTIAAARTAEDHVALPGTELILHHPLIRFFLPFFPLPPSRPVASTNSVETRRDAFSAPMATASPTPMAAGPGPVPARRTSQRQALRRPPSRPTLDRSDSLSASAGGSQSRRRQQHRQQQQQQYDDDSSEDEIPVPMKLSALTKALLNDGVPDAVAGPASSPQPRRRVSPLNATSIASSGSGSGSGPSAVRERRHLRSGSVHAADGSRSSSRAPSRESSPVRKRVVRLSNTPQSLNQMQPSHGRSTSTSRGPVLQRPSIPPRPPSRASMRDRSMVAAEERPASRQEQRSDVNTPAHGERIVRIASGSASANRSRLASSGPSSGRSTSAVVDKSSFEVEHEPPDGRPLGHGSVSRQPSTRSRAEDNGQLQSSMRVKRVGKIPGSFLSGPARRGRRRQSEEDVEDLAQADHFLSSQQDPAQAPSDEPLYYADGIRNFNSGSPVSGSAAARAIHRRYASNADLRDHAGSAAPASGLDRPSPRPVPPLASGVEEPMPVPVVPVQVRMRVAEMPSVHDQENAVAAEGKRSRMSVERVAESVPEKAQRPPSAVKPTSPARKPLAAVTSNTPHRQPHQPPPPHRPPPKMSVLDAATSTTGAAAGATTQQAKQRRNVLRVNGRCYTRLDCLGRGGSAKVYRVTAENGNMFALKRVSLENADETTVKGYKGEIDLLGKLSAVDRVIKLFDHEMNAEKQVLTLLMEMGELDLNKLLSSRQNPESARFDPVFVRFYWKEMLECLQSVHQYDIVHSDLKPANFVLVRGRLKLIDFGIANAIQTDETVNVHRETQIGTPNYMSPESLMDANNPRGGRLPGRPKLMKLGKPSDIWSLGCILYQMVYGLPPFGHIANQMARCQAIINWDHHVEFPSRAMGGVPVPPSLVRTLRRCLTREIHMRPTCDELLHETDPFLYPAEVGGRDLPIDEDSFARIIHHVIARCRDRMPTEAEGSLLPQAYWSSFRKATTNRTGGGRLE; translated from the exons ATGGCCGAGCACCGTTCCCGACCCGTACCCGTGCGTACGCAAGTGCTGGATGGTGCACCAGCACACTCGCCGACCACGCGACTCAACAACGAATTTTTGTCAGGATATTCCACCATCGCTGCTGCTCGGACCGCAGAAGACCATGTGGCCTTGCCAGGCACCGAGCTCATCCTCCATCACCCATTGATCCGGTTTTTTCTTCCTTTTTTCCCACTCCCCCCCTCGCGGCCGGTTGCTTCGACAAACAGCgtcgagacgagacgagacgcgTTTTCGGCTCCCATGGCGACCGCATCGCCGACCcccatggccgccggccCTGGTCCCGTTCCCGCACGGAGGACATCGCAGCGCCAGGCCCTGAGACGCCCTCCGTCGCGTCCGACCCTGGACAGGAGCGAcagcttgtcggcctcggccggaGGGAGCCAgtcgcgacggcggcagcagcatcggcagcagcagcagcaacagtacgacgacgacagctccGAGGATGAGATCCCCGTGCCCATGAAGCTCAGCGCTCTCACCAAGGCCCTCCTCAACGACGGCGTGCCCGACGCCGTGGCggggccggcctcgtcgccgcaaCCGAGACGACGGGTCAGCCCGTTGAACGCAACCTCGATCGCgagctccggctccggctccggctccggacCGTCGGCCGTCCGTGAGCGGCGCCACCTTCGGTCGGGAAGCGTGCATGCGGCCGATGGTagccggtcgtcgtcgagggcgccgagtCGAGAGTCGAGCCCCGTGAGGAAGCGGGTCGTCCGTCTCAGCAACACGCCCCAGAGCCTGAACCAGATGCAGCCTTCGCACGGGCGCTCGACCTCCACGTCCCGCGGGCCCGTCCTTCAGCGTCCGAGCATCCCGCCACGTCCGCCGAGCCGGGCGAGCATGCGCGACAGGTCCAtggtcgcggccgaggagaggcCCGCGTCCCGCCAGGAGCAGCGATCCGACGTCAACACGCCCGCCCACGGCGAGCGCATCGTACGCATCGCCTCGGGGTCTGCCTCGGCCAACCGAAGCCGTCTCGCCTCCTCCGGCCCCTCCTCCGGacgctcgacctcggcagTCGTCGACAAGTCGTCGTTCGAGGTCGAGCACGAACCGCCCGACGGCCGTCCTCTCGGTCACGGCAGCGTCTCGCGCcagccctcgacgaggagccgaGCCGAGGACAATGGTCAGCTGCAGAGCTCGATGCGCGTCAAGCGCGTCGGCAAGATCCCCGGCAGCTTCCTGAGCGGCCCGGCGAGGCgtgggaggaggcggcagaGCGAGGAGGATGTCGAGGACCTCGCCCAGGCCGATCATTTTCTCTCGAGCCAGCAGGATCCCGCCCAGGCTCCGTCGGACGAGCCTTTGTACTACGCCGATGGCATTCGCAACTTCAACTCGGGCAGTCCCGTGAGCGGaagcgcggcggcgcgggccaTCCATCGGCGATACGCCTCCAACGCCGATCTTCGGGACCAtgccggctcggcggcgccggcgtccggGCTCGACAGaccgtcgcctcgcccggTCCCACCGCTGGCGAGTGGTGTCGAGGagccgatgccggtgccCGTCGTGCCGGTTCAGGTGCGGATGCGCGTCGCCGAGATGCCGTCGGTCCATGACCAGGAGAACGCggtggccgccgagggcaagcGCTCCCGGATGTCCGTCGAGCGCGTGGCCGAGTCGGTGCCGGAGAAGGCGCAGCGACCGCCGAGCGCCGTCaagccgacctcgccggcgcggaagcccctcgccgccgtgacgAGCAACACGCCGCACCGGCAACCGcaccagccgccgccgccgcaccgaCCGCCGCCCAAGAtgtccgtcctcgacgccgccacctcgacgaccggcgccgccgccggcgccacGACGCAGCAGGCGAAGCAGCGGAGGAACGTGCTGCGGGTCAACGGCAGATGCTACACGAGGCTCGACtgtctcggccgaggcggcagcgCCAAGGTCTACCGAGTGACGGCCGAGAACGGGAACATGTTTGCGCTCAAGCGCGTCTCCCTCGAgaacgccgacgagacgacggtcAAGGGGTACAAGGGCGAGatcgacctgctcggcaagctgtccgccgtcgaccgcgTCATCAAGCTCTTCGACCACGAGATGAACGCCGAGAAGCAGGTCCTGACCCTG CTCATGGAGATGGGGGAGCTCGACCTGAACAAGCTTCTCTCCTCGCGGCAGAACCCCGAGTCCGCGAGGTTCGACCCCGTCTTCGTCCGCTTCTACTGGAAGGAGATGCTCGAGTGCCTCCAGTCCGTTCACCAGTACGACATCGTCCACTCCGACCTGAAGCCCGCCaacttcgtcctcgtccgcggtCGGCTGAAGCTCATCGACTTTGGCATCGCCAACGCCATCCAGACGGACGAGACGGTCAACGTCCACCGGGAAACCCAGATCGGCACCCCCAACTACATGTCGCCCGAATCCCTCATGGACGCCAACAACCCGCGCGGAGGTCGACTGCCCGGCCGACCGAAGCTTATGAAGCTCGGGAAGCCGAGCGACATCTGGTCCCTCGGCTGCATCCTCTACCAGATGGTCTACGGCCTGCCGCCCTTTGGCCACATCGCGAACCAGATGGCCCGCTGCCAGGCCATCATCAACTGGGATCACCACGTCGAGTTTCCCTCTCGCGCCATGGGCGGCGTCCCCGTGCCACCGTCTCTCGTCCGCACCCTGCGACGCTGTCTGACGCGCGAGATTCACATGCGCCCGACCTgcgacgagctcctccaCGAGACCGACCCGTTCCTCTAcccggccgaggtcggcggcaggGACTTGCCCATCGACGAGGATTCGTTTGCGAGAATCATCCACCACGTCATCGCGAGGTGCCGCGATCGCatgccgaccgaggccgagggcagcCTCCTGCCGCAAGCGTACTGGTCGAGCTTCAGGAAGGCCACGACCAACCGGACGGGCGGGGGCCGGTTGGAATAG
- a CDS encoding Protein PER1 like protein → MARAASSSAESWRQGRRQGRAFVASPWTRPLVLALVLALFCGVANASIGDRLPEFRHCLEVCKSENCGSEKPHTAIPLLRRLLAWTCSSECDYACQHIITESRVESDLPIVQFHGKWPFYRFLGMQEPFSVLFSLGNLYAHLDGLGKIREAIPSRYALRPWYEWLARISIAAWTFSAIFHTRDFAITEELDYFAAGATVFYGMYYTPIRVFRLHKPTPRHRSVLRAWSLLCLCLYVAHVAYLKFVRWDYSYNMAANIAAGMVQNILWSGFSFNRYRRSKSKQLWVVWPGLAVAWVMFAMGMELFDFPPWLGSIDAHSLWHLMTIAPTVLWYNFLVKDAAVDMAEDRLKA, encoded by the exons ATGGCCCGcgccgcgtcctcgtccgccgagAGCTGGCGCCAGGGCCGGCGCCAGGGCCGAGCCTTCGTCGCCTCTCCTTGGACCCgtcccctcgtcctcgccctcgtcctcgcactCTTCTGCGGCGTCGCCAACGCCTCCATCGGTGACCGCCTGCCCGAATTCCGCCACTGTCTCGAG GTCTGCAAAAGCGAAAACTGCGGCTCGGAGAAGCCGCACACGGCCATTC CTCTCCTCCGCCGGCTCCTCGCCTGGACCTGCTCCTCCGAGTGCGATTACGCGTGCCAGCACATCATCACCGAGTCCCGCGTCGAGTCCGACCTCCCGATCGTGCAGTTCCACGGCAAGTGGCCCTTCTACCGCTTCCTCGGCATGCAGGAGCCCTTCTCCGTCCTCTTCTCCCTCGGCAACCTCTACGcccacctcgacggcctcggcaagATCCGCGAAGCCATCCCCTCCCGCTACGCCCTCCGTCCGTGGTACGAGTGGCTCGCCCGcatctccatcgccgcctggACCTTCAGCGCCATCTTCCACACCCGAGACTTTGCCATcaccgaggagctcgactacttcgccgccggcgccaccGTCTTCTACGGCATGTACTACACCCCGATCCGCGTCTTCCGCCTCCACAAGCCCACCCCGCGCCACCGCTCCGTCCTCCGCGCCTGGTCtctcctctgcctctgcctctaCGTCGCCCACGTCGCCTACCTCAAGTTCGTCCGATGGGACTACTCCTACAACATGGCGGCCaacatcgccgccggcatggTCCAGAACATCCTCTGGAGCGGCTTCAGCTTCAACCGCTACCGCCGCTCCAAGTCCAAGCAGCTGTGGGTCGTCTGGCCcggtctcgccgtcgcctgggTCATGTTCGCCATGGGCATGGAGCTCTTCGACTTTCCCCCCTGGCTCGGAAGCATCGACGCCCACAGCCTGTGGCATCTCATGACCATTGCCCCCACCGTCCTGTGGTACAA CTTCCTCGTcaaggatgccgccgtcgacatggcgGAGGACCGATTGAAGGCCTGA
- a CDS encoding delta 1-pyrroline-5-carboxylate dehydrogenase, producing the protein MKSAMLNKASAQGLRAVGSASQRMSMGTLATWRTPKVANEPNRPAAGFDGRHRQAPAEVAARGARRRRRQGGKSIAGLLIFLHGRLALLLPPPLPPSPSRPLSSSLTRPQIKTSAVSHQFNPADHQSKVASYHTATPADVSKAIDAALAAKPAWESLPFADRAAVFLKAADLVANKYRYDIMAATVLGQGKNAWQAEIDAAAELADFFRFNVLFAQELLGQQPEHNADGVWNRLEYRPLEGFVYAVSPFNFTAIAGNLPGAPALMGNVVVWKPSDYSIASNWLVYQILLEAGLPKDVIQFVPGNPEEVTKVALGHKDFAALHYTGSTAVFRKLYGAIGQGVAEGRYKSYPRIVGETGGKNFHLIHASADVDNAAIHTVRGAFEYQGQKCSATSRAYVPKSIWPAYREKLVAETKKLAMGQPGDYGNFVGPVIHEGSFKKLSGAIDEAKGDKALTLLAGGAYDSSKGYFVQPTIYETTDPSHKFLSTEFFGPILTVHVYDDAAPGAFGKACELVDGTSDYGLTGSVFATDRNAVRFAEEKLRNAAGNFYINCKSTGAVVGQQAFGGSRASGTDDKAGSPNLLTRFVNMRAIKEEFNATTKVEYPSNEV; encoded by the exons ATGAAGTCGGCGATGCTCAACAAGGCGAGCGCTCAGGGCCTACGAGCTGTCGGTTCGGCCTCGCAGCGCATGAGCATGGGCACACTCGCGACATGGAGAACGCCCAAGGTGGCCAACGAGCCTAAC CGCCCAGCGGCAGGGTTtgacggccgccatcgacaagCTCCGGCAGAGGTTGCCGCTCGaggtgcccgtcgtcgtcggcggcaaggaggcAAGTCGATTGCAGGCCTCCTGATATTtctccatggccgccttgctctccttctcccaccccctcttcccccctctccctcccgcCCCCTCTCCAGCTCGCTAACACGGCCGCAGATCAAgacgtcggccgtctcccaCCAGTTCAACCCGGCAGACCACCAGTCCAAGGTCGCCTCCTACCacacggcgacgccggccgatGTCTCCAAGGCAATCGAcgccgcgctcgccgccaaaCCCGCCTGGGAATCCCTCCCCTTCGCCGACCGggccgccgtcttcctcaaggcggccgacctcgtcgccaacAAGTACCGATACGACATCATGGCCgccaccgtcctcggccagggcAAGAACGCCTGGCAGGCCGagatcgacgccgccgccgagctcgccgacttCTTCCGCTTCAACGTCCTCTTCGCCCAGGAGCTTCTCGGCCAGCAGCCCGAGcacaacgccgacggcgtctgGAACCGGCTCGAGTACCGGCCGCTCGAGGGGTTCGTCTACGCCGTCAGCCCCTTCAACTtcaccgccatcgccggcaaCCTGCCCGGTGCGCCGGCCCTCATGGGCAACGTGGTGGTGTGGAAGCCCAGCGACTACTCCATCGCCTCCAACTGGCTCGTCTACCAGATCCTCCTCGAGGCGGGCCTGCCCAAGGACGTCATCCAGTTCGTTCCCGGCAACCCCGAGGAGGTGACCAaggtcgccctcggccacaAGGACTTTGCCGCGCTGCACTACACCGGCAGCACCGCCGTCTTCCGCAAGCTGTacggcgccatcggccagggcgtcgccgagggccgcTACAAGTCGTACcctcgcatcgtcggcgagacgggcgGCAAGAACTTCCATCTCATccacgcctcggccgacgtcgacaacgCCGCCATCCACACGGTTCGCGGCGCGTTCGAGTACCAGGGGCAAAAGTGCAGCGCCACGTCGCGGGCCTACGTGCCCAAGTCGATCTGGCCCGCGTACAGGGAGAAGCTCGTGGCCGAGACGAAGAAGCTTGCGATGGGTCAGCCGGGCGACTACGGCAACTTTGTCGGGCCCGTCATCCACGAGGGCTCCTTCAAGAAACTCTCGGgagccatcgacgaggccaagggcgaCAAGGCGCTGACCCTCCTGGCGGGCGGCGCCTACGATTCGTCCAAGGGCTACTTTGTGCAGCCGACCATCTACGAGACGACGGACCCGAGCCACAAGTTCCTCTCGACGGAATTCTTCGGACCCATCCTGACCGTGCACGTctacgacgacgccgccccgGGCGCCTTTGGCAAGGCgtgcgagctcgtcgacggcacgtcCGACTACGGCCTGACGGGATCCGTCTTCGCCACGGACCGCAACGCCGTTCGGTTcgccgaggagaagctgCGCAACGCGGCGGGCAACTTTTACATCAACTGCAAGagcaccggcgccgtcgtcggccagcagGCGTTTGGTGGATCTCGGGCGAGCGGCaccgacgacaaggccggcAGCCCCAACCTGCTGACGCGGTTCGTGAACATGCGGGCGATCAAGGAGGAGTTTAACGCGACGACCAAGGTCGAGTACCCAAGCAACGAGGTGTAG
- a CDS encoding YmL49, with protein MSGILFPCVRALRPSTCLRLAPLLSTPALHSRRTFANTTPIIEPAEKQASPHANNAANPTDGQVRPLAFKKSHPQAPPTPVADSVRQLLPFLVAQPGHYITVHIHGFPYLVQEGDQIRLPFRMPGVLPGDVLRLNRASVIGSRDYTMKGAPHVDERVFECRATVLGTESEPLRIKIKKKRRQRRKRQAKSKHRYTVLRISELSLKNLDDGGLDA; from the coding sequence ATGAGCGGGATTCTCTTCCCATGCGTGCGGGCGctccggccgtcgacgtgcctTCGCCTCGCCCCCCTACTGTCGACGCCTGCTCTGCACAGCAGACGGACCTTTGCAAACACGACGCCCATCATCGAGCCGGCGGAGAAGCAGGCGTCGCCGCACGCCAACAATGCGGCCAACCCCACAGATGGCCAAGTGCGGCCGTTGGCCTTCAAGAAGAGCCACCCGCAGGCGCCGCCAACGCCCGTGGCCGACTCGGTCCGCCAGctcctccccttcctcgtcgcccagccGGGCCACTACATCACGGTCCACATCCACGGCTTCCCCTACCTCGTGCAGGAGGGTGACCAGATCCGGTTGCCGTTCCGCATGCCCGGCGTCCTCCCCGGCGACGTGCTTCGCCTCAACCGCGCCAGCGTCATCGGCAGCCGCGACTACACGATGAAGGGCGCCCcccacgtcgacgagcgcgTCTTTGAGTGTCGCGCCACCGTGTTGGGGACCGAGTCAGAGCCTCTGCGCATCAAGATCAAGAAgaagcggcggcagcggaggAAGAGGCAGGCCAAGAGCAAGCACCGCTACACCGTACTGCGCATCTCGGAGCTGAGCCTGAAGAACCTggatgacggcggcctcgatgcTTGA
- a CDS encoding HLH transcription factor: MPRPALPPTPGSSADIKAQDGSQQRRSTPPLSFELPPPAIHDGSRTSPADSHPHFLTPSHHRPPPRTTSSRNPCHVQPAEAVKAQRRSSAARESKGSVPFTLPPPPTRARKIIQMKPRVPAEAAEGFAAKDVTTDMDAGTRTGEEVAKLGKGPSHVAAGGKGKKKTASAVNAAGRKIARKTAHSLIERRRRSKMNDEFALLKSMIPACTGEMHKLAILQASIDYVRYLEDCVAKLKAQHAETRAGAGCVDGAEAAHSPLLTMCEFKPMPHDDSTGHAESRMEAEAASAVVGHHADLFCPLPNAPLERSHGFHRRQHSCSSGSTDRRHYSHSVEAATSPPCGPQDGTRAPSSVSAGSTRTSPALVPLPDLAQDATAALMLLNDGRRSASTSTRGLSVQDLLSS, translated from the exons atgcctcggccggccttgCCACCCACCCCTGGATCGTCTGCCGATATCAAGGCTCAGGACGGGTCGCAGCAACGCCGGTCAACgccccccctctccttcGAGCTCCCACCGCCCGCCATCCACGATGGTTCGCGAACATCTCCTGCCGATTCCCATCCTCATTTCCTCACGCCATCTCACCACCGCCCGCCGCCACGGACGACCTCATCGAGGAACCCGTGCCACGTGCAGCCGGCCGAAGCCGTCAAGGCTCAGCGGCGCTCCTCCGCCGCGAGGGAATCGAAAGGCTCCGTTCCCTTCACgcttcctccgccgcccaCGAGAGCAAGGAAGATTATTCAAATGAAACCCCGGGTGcctgccgaggcggccgaagGCTTCGCGGCAAAGGACGTCACGACCGACATGGACGCCGGCACGCGAACCGGCGAGGAAGTCGCCAAGCTTGGCAAGGGACCCAgccacgtcgccgccggcggcaaggggaagaagaagacggcgtcggcggtgaATGCCGCGGGGCGTAAGATTGCCAGGAAGACGGCGCACAGCCTCAtcgagaggaggaggcggagcaAGATGAACGACGAGTTTGCCCTCCTCAAGAGCATGATCCCCGCTTGCACGGGGGAAATGCACAAGCTGGCGATATTGCAG GCCTCGATCGACTACGTTCGATATCTCGAGGATTGCGTGGCCAAGCTGAAGGCGCAACACGCCGAGACCCGGGCCGGTGCCGGTTGCGTCGATGGTGCCGAGGCGGCGCACAGCCCGCTCCTGACCATGTGCGAATTCAAACCGATGCCGCACGATGACTCTACCGGCCATGCCGAGTCGAGGATGGAGGCGGaagcggcatcggccgtcgtcggccatcaCGCCGACCTCTTTTGCCCTCTGCCGAATGCACCCCTCGAGCGGTCCCACGGCTTTCACCGGCGCCAGCACTCGTGTTCGTCCGGCTCGACGGACCGCAGGCACTACAGCCacagcgtcgaggccgccacCTCGCCCCCTTGCGGGCCCCAAGACGGGACGCGTGCCCCGAGcagcgtctcggccggctcgacgcgGACCAGCCCGGCGCTCGTGCCTCTGCCCGACCTCGCCCAGGACGCAACGGCGGCGCTGATGCTGCTCAACGACGGGAGGAGAAgcgcaagcacaagcacccGCGGCTTGTCCGTCCAAGACCTGCTCAGCTCATGA